Proteins co-encoded in one Babylonia areolata isolate BAREFJ2019XMU chromosome 5, ASM4173473v1, whole genome shotgun sequence genomic window:
- the LOC143282385 gene encoding uncharacterized protein LOC143282385, with product MTTTTTQNPPTASSSFPSSSSPSVRPTSSKLPWGTILRPRFGLGHQTLSEDRIDQAVKRLYTTTTTATSSRKPRGQFSSSSSSSSSASKHMKSLSQDEIDAMLERLTKVPKEKIPDSDRRLRSSIYRDMGVVSSYAWQGYN from the exons atgaccaccaccaccacccagaacCCACCCacggcctcctcctccttcccctcctcctcctccccctccgttcGCCCCACTAGCAGCAAACTGCCCTGGGGGACCATCCTGAGGCCCCGGTTTGGCCTGGGTCACCAGACACTGTCCGAGGACCGCATCGACCAGGCGGTGAAACggctctacaccaccaccaccaccgccacctcttCCAGAAAGCCCCGGggacagttttcttcttcttcttcgtcttcgtcttcagcCAGCAAACACATGAAGAGTCTGAGCCAGGATGAGATCGATgccatg TTGGAACGCCTGACCAAAGTCCCCAAGGAGAAGATCCCGGACAGTGACAGACGCCTCAGGTCCTCCATCTACCGTGACATGGGAGTTGTCTCCTCTTACGCCTGGCAAGGCTACAACTGA